One window from the genome of Epinephelus fuscoguttatus linkage group LG3, E.fuscoguttatus.final_Chr_v1 encodes:
- the si:dkey-246e1.3 gene encoding uncharacterized protein si:dkey-246e1.3 isoform X1, translating into MSGAQLDGAMTADSLHLNETAALGLHDQEINTALFEFKVFNIVLITLALCVLTVTGLYCITVCYNRTRQSKRAHVYESAVTRGEAADPVAVKAVKRSTSFINPLAFFRKPEAAKDNSRIYYIYSNPLPVGLKEEEEEGGTKTPQGPAEGQTALTLPLSFQEYANDPNSGVTLDPPIFYMQL; encoded by the exons ATGAGTGGAGCCCAACTGGACGGAGCAATGACGGCAGACAGCCTCCATCTGAACGAGACGGCAGCTCTGGGGCTACATGACCAGGAGATCAACACAGCTCTGTTTG AGTTCAAAGTGTTTAACATTGTCCTCATCACCCTGGCCTTGTGTGTTCTCACTGTCACCGGCCTGTACTGCATCACTGTCTGCTACAACCGCACCAG GCAGTCAAAGAGAGCCCATGTGTATGAGAGTGCAGTGACCCGAGGCGAGGCGGCTGACCCCGTGGCTGTCAAAGCAGTGAAGCGCTCCACCAGCTTCATCAACCCTCTTGCCTTCTTCAGGAAACCTGAGGCAGCAAAGGACAATTCGAGGATCTACTACATCTACAGCAACCCGCTGCCTGTAGGactgaaggaggaagaggaggagggggggactaaaacCCCGCAGGGACCAGCggaggggcaaactgcactgaCGCTGCCATTGTCGTTTCAAGAGTACGCCAACGATCCCAACAGCGGTGTCACCCTGGATCCTCCGATTTTTTACATGCAGCTTTAG
- the si:dkey-246e1.3 gene encoding uncharacterized protein si:dkey-246e1.3 isoform X2 translates to MSGAQLDGAMTADSLHLNETAALGLHDQEINTALFEFKVFNIVLITLALCVLTVTGLYCITVCYNRTRKPEAAKDNSRIYYIYSNPLPVGLKEEEEEGGTKTPQGPAEGQTALTLPLSFQEYANDPNSGVTLDPPIFYMQL, encoded by the exons ATGAGTGGAGCCCAACTGGACGGAGCAATGACGGCAGACAGCCTCCATCTGAACGAGACGGCAGCTCTGGGGCTACATGACCAGGAGATCAACACAGCTCTGTTTG AGTTCAAAGTGTTTAACATTGTCCTCATCACCCTGGCCTTGTGTGTTCTCACTGTCACCGGCCTGTACTGCATCACTGTCTGCTACAACCGCACCAG GAAACCTGAGGCAGCAAAGGACAATTCGAGGATCTACTACATCTACAGCAACCCGCTGCCTGTAGGactgaaggaggaagaggaggagggggggactaaaacCCCGCAGGGACCAGCggaggggcaaactgcactgaCGCTGCCATTGTCGTTTCAAGAGTACGCCAACGATCCCAACAGCGGTGTCACCCTGGATCCTCCGATTTTTTACATGCAGCTTTAG